The Porites lutea chromosome 9, jaPorLute2.1, whole genome shotgun sequence sequence CCTATCTTTCCAGCTCAAAATAGCTTTCCATGTTCCCATACTTTTTTATTGACCGAACGTGGTCGAGTGCCGCGGTCTCGATGAAAATGTTATGGGAAAATGGTACAGCGTGATCTTGATCTTTCACTCCGGCTTGGACAATAATGCAATGCATGTTGTCGTTGATTATTTAACCGTGTTTGAGAAAAGAAATTTGTACACATAAATACTATGAATTATTGGTCAGCGAAGATATTTGACCTTTCGAAGTTaattttaaatgtaaaatatatttaaacGGATTTTCTGTCATATTTTAGTCTCTAATATTTTTTCACACATGATGTTTTATTTGTAACTATTTCAATCTtagatgtaaaatttgttgttgttactttaattttttatttctttgtttttatgttaCATAAGTAATAGGCttaattttgtgttttggtCTCCGATAAGGTCCCCCCACCCCTACCACCGTCAACGATgttgtacagtggaaccccgccttacagCCAGCTCGGTAATGAgttcacctcgttattacgggcAATATTCTTTTGGCCGCACggcaaaacggccatacattttcttgtaaaaaaaaaccttcgtCAATACGGTCACCCGacggccaatttttcttttggcccAAATCATGTTTTGAGGTTAGTATTGACTGCATTTGTGATGATGTCATAAGCGGTTCGGTAGCGAGGTCAAAAGGTCTCAAAAGACGGCGTCCCGGTGACAATGACAGGGCAATATTTGTGTTAGGTGGGGTGAGGCACTGCACGACGCAATCGCTAGTGTCACGTATATCAACTGAAACACCGACTACTATACTAGTGTTTTCAAACtggttttgtttataatttccGGTGAAATGTTCAGACCATATTTGGGACATTTTACTAAAACAAGCTAACCTACAATcctcgtcaaaagtgttgggaaggttgccctttttaccttttcttttccatcctcccccctcccctggcccaatgttcatcaaaacgttaatttttgtacgcgcaattgttctgttatatcccaacattgaatagggggacgggggatatttagcaaaagagaaaactctcttttttcaggattaaaatggactactgttaagttgtacaacctttccaactacttttgtctgtgattgtagcctatctcggagcctggaacaggctatgacTAACTAAACTGCAAGGCTAGACCCCAATATTGACGTGACTATTAGTAAACAAAATTGACATCGAAAGACACGAGTTAAAGCGCgtttggagttttttttttttaacattatttatATAGAAAGATTTTTGTCGTTTTGCAAAGTCTTAGCAAGCATTTTAAAGAATGAAAGATGGTTTACATAAACACTTCAACCAAAAGATGCGTCATAGACTTCCATTTATCGAAAGGCGATACAAGTGTTAAAAACCCTCAGCTGGTCATGAACAAGGATGTTATGTACTGAGTTAGTAGCTGATTTGACCGTTTTGCCGGCAACTAACACACTCACTGTCTGTAAAATGAACGAGAAAGTTCAAATACTGCACGAGGCACGTTCGAAAGTTAACTGGCAGAGTTAATAGGGAAGTTCTTCAGTTCTTCAGAGCATTCCAGAATTGTGCACAGGGCACGAAAGTTTAAAAGATTGCAATAAAACGTGTGGGAGATCTTAGATCAAGTCACGCTTCAAGACAAGGTACTTGTAAGTTATTTGCCCCTATAAGAACTCACTAGAACTCGCCAACAAGAGCTGTCTTCCGGCGGGGCTAGTGAATATTATGATTACTATCTCATGGTTCATGAAATCAAATCCCTTTTTGATATTCGTAAATTCTGCATGTTTATCTCCAAACCAACTCCTctgtttttctataaaatgttatgttatattatgTTATCCTTTATTTAAGTTTTCAtctgctttgtttttgtgtaaagtattttaaaatgttaaagcAAAGccagaaatataaaaaaatactgCTAATTTGATATATTCGTGGTGGTATTTAGCactataaagtaaaaaaaaaaaaattacgaaaaATCGCAGGGGGCATAACGGCGACAAGCCTTAAAATAATTATGCGGAGTCATAATTGGGTAACATAAAGTGAACGTAATTCCGGCCGTCAAGAAGTAAACATGATACTTTTGAGATGTCTAAAGTTTGCTTTTCCACGTGCTCAACACGGAATCAAACGCTTACGTAAGAGGAAATCCTGCATGTATAAAAGCAGATGCAACTTTCACTGGAGCTATGTTTTGTCTGCGGCTGTTTCCAGAGGTCCCGCTGCCTTCTTCAAGTAGGTGAGTTGAACACTTATAGTATTTGACAAGCAATCAAGGGTCAATTATTAGCTTTGGAACACATGCCTATATTTCTATGAAGAGTTGGTTTTGTAGTAGATACAATGATGTTCTGATATTAAATAAGCTAACGGGTCATTCGGGATCAGGATTCAGGATTGAACAATTTGGGCCTGTAGATTTGCGACTGATTACTCAGGTCTAAACGGCGTTATTGCGGAGCCCTGTATCTCCTGCCCCTAGTTCTGTTTCTGAAGCCGGAGATGCAGTGATGTGTCTCCGGTGCTCTAATATTAAtagaaacaaatttttatagCTAACGAGTTATTCGGGATGTCTGAACAGGTGGTAAGATTAACTCAGGTCTAAACGTTATTACGGAGCCTGTCTCTCCTCAGTCAGTTTATCCTTTACCTGACCCTGTCCTTTTCTTAAGGAGATATAGTGATGTGTCTCTTATGACCGATTACCGTGTGAATATTCGGTCCTTAACCCAAATTTCAATGAGCACAAAATCAGAGCATCGAAAGGAATATAGGAAGTTATTTAGGACGATATAAGTTTCCGAGACTTTCACCTAAAACTAAATCTTACTCTAACAATAGACGCAGTAGACAAGAGAGAAATACAATTGGTGTGCATTAATCCCCTCAGGTTTTCATCAGAGAAACTCAAGCTGTACCTTACAATATGCCTCCAGTTGATGAAACAGGATATAGCGGCGCCTGTCCTTCAGATCTGCGGCTTAGTAAAGCCATATCAACGGAAGAAAGTGTTGAAGAAATACCCAAGTCTGGTAAGATAGGAATTTAACTTGAATGACAGATAACGAGAAAGAACAACCAACCACTTTATTTCTGGCAATCAGTGGTTTCGCTACCTGTACCCATGTACGCCCGCAAGTTGTCTAGCGTAATTCAATCAGTTAATCAAATATTTATTATGTAAGGATACATAAAAGGAAACGTCGGAGGTTATCCCTATATATCGAGGACGCTTCctacataaaatataaaataaatatactacaatgtaaaatttaagaataattaaGAAATTGCTAAAAAATTCTACAAAATCAGTTTTACAATACTTTCTAAGtttacttcaaaaaatactgAAATCCTGTTCGTGCACTATTTAATTAGGAAGAGCGTTCCACTGTTTAATAATTCTAATAAAGAATGAGTGTACTTATAATTTGTTTAACAGTCTAAATTAGCATCTTGAAGTCCCAGGGGGCTTGAAGTCTCACCTAAGTTTGTGAGTTAAATGAGGCAAATTAGCTACATACAAGAGCTTACAGTGACCCCAGAGAGgatgcccccaccccccccttttttcagggagcttaagcaaaagactacggcgacgacaacgagaacggcaaaaagcaataggtttatataAGGTCGAGGACGACCTgcaacacaagacaacaacttttttttcccgAAGTTCgttacagtcctttagaattcaactccaagaaaaTCTTCCAAAGcgtgataaagtttgaggcagcgcgattCACTGTTTTAAAACCTCTTTATAAAGTTTGTaacaagtttttgttttaatctgtCCGTTTACTTGAGACTACTGAAGCCACGTCTTTCGTCACATGTTACTGAAAAAACTGTTCAGGATTTTTGACTGTAAAACTAACAACTTCTGTTTCTATCAAAAGTAATTTGCTTTGACTCAATGTTTTCCCCAGTGAGTTTTTTAAGGCTTGTAGATAAGGAGTTCCAGCTGGTTTCAGCTTAGCCCCCTCCCCAAACACCCTCACATCGAAACTTGCTCCGTGGTCACTGATATTCCTTGGACTCATCAAACTGCCCTCCTCTTCTTTATTAAGATATAGTAATTGCACCCTAGACAGATACAAATAAGCATTAAGAAATTGTTGAACGAATTTCTTTTTAGTACCACTACAGTCTTTAAACGATGAAAGGGGACAAAGTGAATCCCTTTTAGCCAGAACAGCATCGGCTGCCCCATTGCAGTCTTACGCTACTGTCTACAGTAGGCCTAATTCAAATCCAACTGCTGAGCCAGAGAAAACTACTAATATGGAAACTACAGGGAATGTGGACAAACACATTCCAACTGCAAATGTCTGCTATGGTGGGGACGTTGAATTAGGAGAAGCCGTTAACCTCAAGACAGGAAGGCAGCTCTTCCGTTGGAATCTGATCTTTAATTTCATCTTGTGGATCCTTGTTCCTCTTCCTATCTGGTTGCCTTTCGTCTCCCAAGAGATTTCCCTTTTTCTCCTTCCAAGCATCCAGGGGGCCTTTATCGTATTCTGGATTTGCGTCTGCTTGTTCGCCATAAGAACTACAGCTGTCATGTTTTGGCACAGAAAGACGGACTTCAAATCCAAGTGCGACGAGTTGATTAAGAAATGTAACAAGGATCCTGAAGCACAGACAGCTGAGAAGACACCCATCCAACACGTAGCAGTCTTGGCTTGTTATAAGGAGCCTGTGGATTTGATTGCTGCTTCAGTTCAAACTCTGGCCAATCAAACTGTTGCTTCCAGAGTAACCATGGTGGTGTCATTCGAGGAAAAAACTCCGAACCTGTGCAACAAACAGCAGGATTTGGCAAAACTCTTCGGATCACGATTCCGTGAACTTATTTTTGTTACGCACCCCTTTGGCATGGAAGGAGAGATCCCAGGAAAGTGTTCCAACAGCAACTGTGGCATTAGGACAAGTATAGCACACATGAAGAGAAAGGCTGGCAGTAACTTTGATCCAGATAGGATCCTTATAACAACTGGCGATGCAGACTCCAAATTTCATCCAAGATACATGGAGGCGCTGGAGTACAAATATGAGCGAGaattcattaaaacaaaagatctCGATAGAAAGATGGTAAACTGCTTGTTCCAGTCACCACTACTCTATAACTGGAATTTAGATGCAGCATCTGTTGTTACCAGATTGACTGGCATGTTGCGTGCATTCCTCATGATGGGAGCCATGATTCCATTTAATGTCAACACTATGAGCATATACAGCTTCTCAGCCTCTCTGTGCATGGCTGGGCAGTATATCCATCCTGCATACCAGATGGAAGATATAATCGCTCTCATAAGGTAAGATGAAGTAACGTACATacacaaaaaaaagaactgcACTCTTTTTGAACACCCCGTGTATAATCTGCTTAAGGAACACAAcaattacttttttcctgaaCTTTATCCACGGTGGTACATTTATATCATGATTCGTGTTGCTATATTCTTTATATTGAGAATCGCTATGGCCGAGTGAGCATAGCTAGTATTTATCAACTGAGTCAAGAAAGGCACTTTACACcgaaaaaagattgaaaagctAACTCGCACGCTAGTCCTTCGTCAGAGCGAACCAAGGAATTGTAGGTAGTGTGGTTCATTTATCGAGCGGCCGCGGAGCGATCCTATTTAATAGTGTGAACTGGCAAcataaaaaacaagaataattAAGTTGAATAAAAAGCGTTTATTGATTCCGAGGAGATTTAGAGAACCGATCTGAGACATGAGTTTTATTGCAGGTCACAAAGTTAGATTTTTAGCAGGGAAGGTCAATTTATGGTACTGTTATTGatctgtcttttttctttttgtctgatGACGTCATAGGTGGATGGGAGTCTGCAAGAGACGGCTTCGCATTGTAATGGTTCCCGTACCCACTCTTTCTGGTCCAACATCTGGAAGGGTGATTGAGGAGGAGTTGGAGGAATGGGCTCGACAGGCGCGAAGATGGACCATTGGAGCTGCTGAGGTGTTTCACTACTTCATGGTCAAATCAAGCAATATTCCATTCTTTACTGCCTTGTCCTGGGGAATCACTTTCATCATCTATTATGGTAATTACTTATCTTTATTTATAATCGTCATCTTCACTGTAACAAAATTCtccaatttgattggctattGGCATTTCAGCATTTAATAAGACAATGTAATAGGACAACTCGTCACGTTACTCTCTTTGTCCCGTTCTCGATTTTACGGAATAAGCCGCCATGCAgggttttattttgaaaatataagTGATATCACACATTTGGAGCGATTTTAATAAATTCGCTTAATTCTGTCCATTCCTTTTACAGGTATTATCTTGTGTTGCTCGTCACTCTACAGCGTTACGTTGGCGATCTCCGTTAACTTTCTGTTTGTGGAGGTTCCAGTCATTCTTGAGTGGGGAATGTTAGCTTTCCTTGTGTTCAACTACGCTGTCTTCGCCTTGATCTTCTTGCTGGATCGAGTCACAGTCAGGCTGACGGAGCCGAGAGTAAAGGAGAGGATCTCTTTCGTTAGAAATCTTTACCAATGGATCGTATCACCGTTTGTGCTGATGGCCTACTCCATAGTGGAACTGTACGCCCTACATGAGGTCATGATACGAGGAAAGAAGGTGTGCAAGCACGGGGCAAGCAAAAAGGATGCTCTTGGttctaaataaacaacaattttcttttttaaaatttcatgctTCTCTTCCCGAATTTAAGTATTTTTTGACGCATATTTTCGCAGTACAGGTTCTTTTATGGTCAGTAAATAGGTTTATCAACAGTATTTATCTAcgcaatatttattatttttatttacagcaGACAAACGTAAAATAACAACGTTGCAACCAACAATACGTTTCATAGCATTTTTAGCATCGAAGTAAATGTACCTATTTCATTCGTACTCATTTTattggcgaaaaaaaaatcttgcgcCATTTTCTCGGCCAATCGAAAGCAAGATCGTAGCCAATTCTCACGCGGTTGCACGAGTTATTGTTCGTGTCAGTGGAATTTAGCGATAAGCAGGCTTGAATATTTCCtagttaaaaaattaattttatttcagacTTAACGGAATTTAGTGTATttaatttaatatattttttggaaatgtaaatatatttagtattaatttatAAGCGGAATTGTAAGGTAAAAAAGTGTTGAGGAGGACAATAAAAGCGAAACCTTGCAAGTGCgtcatctttttttaataacctttttttaaacaaagtaaATAATGGTCAGTTCAGGTTCAGAAAGAGATTGCAAAGGCTTGACAACATATTTCACGTTCCGTTAACACAAGATTTAAGATGAGATCTCCTGACTACATGAAGCGGTTTATCTTTCCTTAACTGCTGTAAAGCTTTCTTGAAATTTTCCGACTGATGAATAGTTTGAGTGGGGGCAGCCTAACTACTCTGGATACTGAGTCAAATCCAAGGTAAACATTCGGCTCACTGTGCAGTCTTTGTCAGGctagaaagcaaaaagaaacgTCATTAATGAACGTCAGTAACTCAAGTGATGAAAACACGGGCTGAACTAGACTGTTCAAAATCCCCTACTTTTCCATAAGATCGTCCGGATCATACGGAGGACTGGCCAAAGAACTGGCGCACAAGTTTTCATAAAACATTCTGCACTGGCGTCAATAATTATCtccctgggccgagttgttcaaagctgggttgaGATaatccagggttagtgcgagatttgaattcagatttgaaagcttaaaaagcattttagttttaattctttttgttcaCAGGGTGATGGTTggaagttctaaaaataacagagaaaattatccgagaaaatgcttttgaacataaaaaaaaggaaccggggttaaatttaaccccgggttaagcgctaatcggccttcgaacaactgggccctgatccAAAGAAGGAAGACACTCCACAGAAGGCAGCAGCCACCAACTATGGGGTTGATGGAGGCCACATCTAAACTGTTTATAACACCTACAGCTGCTACACTCATTTGTTGCAAAAGTACATGcaggaataataattataaggTTACCATAAAATTTCATCAGGACTTATATACTTCTCAATGGCCTGAGTGGAGTATCACGGGAGGATTTTTTGAGTTTAAAGGAGTTATGTTTCTACCTATGGTCTTCATTCAAGGCACCAAAACTAGTTTTAATGATTTTTGCAAACCTATTGCACCCAAAACTACTTGGCTAATGAATGTAAGCATTAGGGTTTtagctgttgtttgaaact is a genomic window containing:
- the LOC140948730 gene encoding uncharacterized protein is translated as METTGNVDKHIPTANVCYGGDVELGEAVNLKTGRQLFRWNLIFNFILWILVPLPIWLPFVSQEISLFLLPSIQGAFIVFWICVCLFAIRTTAVMFWHRKTDFKSKCDELIKKCNKDPEAQTAEKTPIQHVAVLACYKEPVDLIAASVQTLANQTVASRVTMVVSFEEKTPNLCNKQQDLAKLFGSRFRELIFVTHPFGMEGEIPGKCSNSNCGIRTSIAHMKRKAGSNFDPDRILITTGDADSKFHPRYMEALEYKYEREFIKTKDLDRKMVNCLFQSPLLYNWNLDAASVVTRLTGMLRAFLMMGAMIPFNVNTMSIYSFSASLCMAGQYIHPAYQMEDIIALIRWMGVCKRRLRIVMVPVPTLSGPTSGRVIEEELEEWARQARRWTIGAAEVFHYFMVKSSNIPFFTALSWGITFIIYYGIILCCSSLYSVTLAISVNFLFVEVPVILEWGMLAFLVFNYAVFALIFLLDRVTVRLTEPRVKERISFVRNLYQWIVSPFVLMAYSIVELYALHEVMIRGKKVCKHGASKKDALGSK